In the genome of Staphylococcus durrellii, one region contains:
- a CDS encoding CobW family GTP-binding protein, whose translation MNYFKEQKLAVTIVTGFLGSGKTTFLNNYIQNLLKREENPQIVVNEVGNFDVNNQFSKEVPVIPMLNGCVCCDLKQDLLVQLKQVIAKNEYDHIVIEATGIAHPIEIIAACQDPEIIDEVAQPFIIGVVDATTFIDRERYTPQTKKLMEEQLSVCSLLLVNKMDLITEGEREKLTELNIINDKATIFYTTYGRVSNDQIRSVNQKDLQLEHSHGDHHNINSLNYTFTSAIDRRLFYQFILRLPENVLRLKGYVMFRDEPNVIYEFQYAHGMPNYQPVECDKNLTIVIIGEHLDVERIKNKLDMLQFT comes from the coding sequence ATGAATTATTTTAAGGAACAAAAGCTTGCGGTAACTATTGTGACTGGTTTTCTTGGCAGCGGAAAAACAACATTTCTTAATAATTATATACAAAATTTATTAAAAAGGGAGGAAAATCCTCAAATTGTTGTTAATGAAGTTGGTAATTTCGATGTGAATAATCAATTTTCAAAAGAAGTACCAGTCATTCCAATGCTGAATGGTTGCGTATGTTGTGATCTAAAACAAGATTTATTGGTACAATTAAAACAAGTCATTGCTAAAAACGAATATGATCACATTGTTATAGAAGCTACTGGTATCGCACATCCAATTGAAATTATAGCCGCTTGCCAAGACCCCGAAATTATCGATGAAGTTGCTCAACCGTTTATTATTGGTGTAGTTGACGCAACTACTTTTATAGATAGAGAGCGCTACACACCTCAGACTAAGAAACTTATGGAAGAACAATTAAGTGTATGCAGTTTATTGTTAGTGAATAAAATGGACTTAATAACTGAAGGGGAGCGAGAAAAGTTAACGGAATTAAATATTATAAACGATAAAGCGACTATTTTTTATACTACATATGGGCGTGTTTCTAATGACCAAATAAGATCGGTTAATCAAAAGGATTTGCAACTAGAACATTCTCATGGAGACCACCATAATATTAATTCGTTAAATTATACCTTTACCTCCGCAATCGATAGACGTCTGTTTTATCAATTTATTTTACGACTGCCAGAAAATGTTTTAAGACTGAAAGGATATGTAATGTTTCGCGATGAGCCGAATGTCATTTATGAATTTCAATATGCTCACGGTATGCCAAACTATCAACCAGTAGAATGTGATAAAAATTTAACAATTGTTATTATTGGTGAACATTTAGATGTTGAGAGAATAAAAAATAAGTTAGACATGTTACAATTTACGTAA
- a CDS encoding MarR family winged helix-turn-helix transcriptional regulator, giving the protein MSEQLNLKEQLCFSLYNAQRLVNRYYSNNVFKKYKLTYPQFLVLTILWAESPVNVKKVVTELALDTGTVSPLLKRMEQVDLIKRERSEVDQREVFIHLTDKSEGIRPELETACQDVAVASSLDSNEAAELNRLLGKVINAFTEYENE; this is encoded by the coding sequence ATGTCTGAGCAACTAAATTTAAAGGAGCAATTATGTTTCAGTTTATACAATGCACAAAGACTAGTAAATCGCTACTATTCAAATAATGTCTTTAAAAAGTATAAACTTACTTATCCACAATTTTTAGTTTTAACTATCTTGTGGGCAGAATCACCAGTTAATGTTAAAAAGGTTGTTACCGAATTAGCATTAGATACAGGGACTGTTTCACCATTATTAAAACGTATGGAACAGGTCGATTTAATTAAGCGAGAAAGATCAGAAGTCGATCAACGCGAAGTGTTTATTCATTTGACAGATAAAAGTGAAGGAATTCGTCCTGAATTGGAAACTGCATGTCAAGACGTTGCAGTAGCATCTTCACTTGATTCAAATGAAGCCGCTGAACTAAATAGATTACTTGGCAAAGTTATAAATGCCTTTACTGAATACGAAAATGAGTAA
- the cydC gene encoding thiol reductant ABC exporter subunit CydC — protein sequence MKPRIHFKIDKDLVLAVVVGVLGSLVALAMFFLSGYMVTQSALGAPLYALMVLIVSVKMFGFLRAIFRYIERLLSHRTTFTMLRDVRVQFFKGLIPVVPDIYRKFKSTELLSNMIGRIEALQNIYLRVYYPPIVIGLTSIVSIIVLFIFSYVHALVIFVSMLITLGIVPWISAKKSSKIKHIKRDAQNNFMEQYYDYKSGYEELNRFNKVEDFKYKVHDSLQRYSQAQAKEHHFLTLYDFLLNIIAMVSLFLTLLLGVLQVHNGNLDVVYLTSIVLMMLTLFEQAVPMSNVAYYKADTDDALSSVNDIMAHPVQQGTNDLITNTSHNNPIIEFNDVTFKYWQQYLPVISNVNLQINQGSHVAIIGPSGSGKSTLLNLMLGLYETNTGNVKYHQQDIHRIDNEQKYASINALLQSQQVFDGTLRDNLFTTRSDVEIRKVLDLLGLSDMSLDKELDLSGNNVSGGELQRISIARLLLKESDLWIMDEPTTALDIINTDKIMSLIHDHAQTLIVATHDLRLLLHFDEIIVMVEGEIIERGTYETLLAQQGYLYDVLKLNDVQ from the coding sequence ATGAAACCACGTATTCATTTTAAAATAGATAAAGATTTAGTACTAGCTGTGGTAGTGGGTGTACTGGGTAGCCTTGTAGCATTGGCGATGTTTTTCTTAAGTGGTTATATGGTGACTCAAAGTGCACTTGGTGCGCCATTATACGCATTAATGGTCTTAATTGTATCTGTGAAAATGTTTGGTTTTTTACGTGCAATATTTAGATACATTGAACGTTTATTATCACACCGTACAACGTTTACAATGTTAAGGGATGTAAGGGTTCAATTTTTCAAAGGCTTAATTCCAGTAGTGCCAGATATATACAGAAAGTTTAAATCTACAGAATTACTTTCTAACATGATTGGCCGGATTGAAGCCTTACAAAATATTTATTTGCGTGTTTACTACCCGCCAATTGTCATAGGATTAACGTCAATTGTATCTATTATAGTGTTATTTATTTTTTCTTATGTACATGCGTTAGTCATCTTTGTGAGTATGCTGATTACATTAGGGATAGTGCCTTGGATAAGTGCCAAAAAATCTAGCAAAATAAAACACATTAAACGCGATGCTCAAAATAATTTTATGGAGCAATATTATGATTATAAATCTGGTTATGAAGAATTAAATCGCTTTAATAAAGTTGAAGATTTTAAATATAAAGTGCATGATTCGTTGCAACGATACAGCCAAGCTCAAGCTAAAGAACATCATTTTTTAACACTGTATGATTTCTTACTAAATATTATTGCTATGGTATCGCTCTTTTTAACGTTATTGTTAGGTGTGCTTCAAGTGCATAACGGAAATTTAGACGTGGTTTATTTAACAAGTATCGTCTTAATGATGTTGACGCTATTTGAACAAGCAGTGCCAATGAGTAACGTTGCTTATTATAAAGCGGATACTGATGATGCTTTAAGCAGTGTTAATGATATAATGGCGCATCCTGTCCAACAGGGAACAAATGATCTAATTACAAATACGTCTCATAATAATCCGATTATAGAATTTAACGATGTTACTTTTAAATATTGGCAACAGTACTTACCCGTGATTAGTAATGTAAATTTACAAATTAATCAAGGCTCACATGTAGCTATTATTGGACCTTCTGGTTCGGGTAAAAGCACATTGTTAAATTTAATGTTAGGTCTATACGAAACTAATACTGGTAATGTTAAGTATCATCAACAAGACATTCATCGTATTGATAATGAACAAAAATATGCTTCGATAAATGCATTGTTGCAATCTCAACAAGTATTTGATGGTACGTTAAGGGATAATCTCTTTACAACTCGTAGTGATGTAGAAATTAGAAAAGTGTTAGATTTACTCGGTTTATCAGATATGTCGCTCGATAAAGAATTAGATCTGAGTGGTAATAATGTCTCAGGAGGCGAACTCCAACGTATCAGTATTGCTAGATTGTTATTAAAAGAAAGTGATTTATGGATAATGGACGAGCCAACGACTGCATTAGATATTATTAATACCGATAAAATAATGTCTTTAATCCATGACCATGCACAAACACTTATCGTTGCGACTCATGATTTAAGATTATTACTACATTTTGATGAAATCATTGTGATGGTTGAAGGAGAAATTATAGAACGAGGCACATACGAAACGTTGTTAGCACAACAAGGATATTTATATGATGTTTTAAAATTAAATGATGTGCAATAA
- a CDS encoding ABC transporter ATP-binding protein/permease, with translation MKRLTKIALKYKIYPIGMAIVSMLLALTVVIQNIAIGKVLNEVLINKNFQIYVLIIITGLVLLLRAIFNMLNISLGNQMAFKVAQYFRQQAIDKNSNVPIGSQVNIVTETIDGILPFFNGYLPQVFKSMMIPFFIIIAMLFIHLNTALIMLVTAPFIPLFYIIFGLKTRDEAKDKMTYLNQFSQQFLNKVKGLITLKLFNRTAQTERELYKESTHFRTLTMIILRSAFLSGLMLEFITMLGIGLVALEVGLGLVLFHNVNFETAAIAIILAPEFYNAIKDLGQSFHTGKQSEGSSDVLFDFLDGAETNVVAQPHVTDSEHIIELKNLWLKYNDSSDYVLQNINITIENGDKIALIGPSGAGKSTLAKIISQQLQPSSGEVQMNSQHINFGVLSQAPYIFNTSIRNNVTMFDNDIDEERIVNVLKEVNLHQKINLLDDGIDTHIGEGGEMLSGGEMRRIELARVLLLQPDVLIFDEPTTGLDIATEKIIQEAIEHHFQRQTIVFIAHRISTIRQANKCIELKNGQIQRIDNQMAVSKLEGDDSL, from the coding sequence GTGAAAAGATTAACAAAGATTGCATTGAAATATAAAATATATCCAATAGGTATGGCGATTGTAAGCATGCTTCTAGCATTAACAGTAGTGATACAAAATATCGCTATTGGTAAAGTTTTGAACGAGGTTTTAATAAATAAAAATTTTCAAATATATGTATTAATTATAATAACTGGTCTAGTTTTGTTACTTAGAGCTATATTTAATATGTTAAATATATCATTAGGTAACCAAATGGCTTTTAAAGTAGCGCAATATTTTCGACAACAGGCAATTGATAAAAATTCGAACGTGCCTATAGGTAGTCAAGTTAATATAGTTACAGAAACTATTGATGGCATATTACCATTTTTTAACGGTTATTTACCACAGGTATTTAAATCAATGATGATACCGTTTTTTATTATTATTGCAATGCTTTTTATTCATTTAAATACAGCTTTAATTATGTTGGTAACTGCACCTTTTATTCCGCTATTTTACATCATCTTTGGCTTGAAAACTCGTGACGAGGCAAAAGATAAAATGACATATTTGAATCAATTTAGTCAACAATTTTTGAATAAAGTAAAAGGTTTAATTACGTTGAAATTATTCAATCGTACAGCTCAAACTGAACGAGAATTATATAAAGAAAGTACACATTTCAGAACGTTGACTATGATCATTTTACGTAGTGCATTTTTGTCTGGTCTAATGTTAGAGTTCATTACGATGTTAGGTATCGGTCTCGTCGCATTAGAAGTAGGACTAGGACTCGTGTTATTTCACAATGTGAACTTTGAAACTGCAGCGATAGCGATTATTTTAGCTCCTGAGTTTTATAATGCGATTAAAGACTTAGGTCAATCATTCCATACAGGAAAACAAAGCGAAGGCTCTAGCGATGTCTTATTCGACTTTTTAGACGGTGCTGAGACTAACGTAGTTGCGCAGCCACATGTTACAGATTCAGAGCATATTATAGAGTTAAAAAATTTATGGCTTAAATATAATGACTCATCAGATTATGTGCTCCAAAATATTAATATAACAATTGAAAATGGCGACAAAATTGCATTAATTGGTCCAAGTGGTGCTGGGAAATCGACGTTAGCTAAAATAATCAGTCAGCAACTACAACCATCGAGTGGTGAAGTGCAAATGAATTCACAACATATTAATTTTGGTGTTTTAAGTCAGGCGCCTTATATTTTTAATACATCAATTAGAAATAACGTGACGATGTTTGATAACGATATTGATGAAGAGAGAATAGTAAATGTTCTAAAAGAAGTGAATTTGCATCAAAAAATTAATTTATTAGATGATGGTATAGATACACATATCGGTGAAGGTGGCGAGATGTTATCAGGTGGAGAGATGAGAAGAATTGAGTTGGCAAGGGTGCTATTATTGCAACCTGACGTGTTGATTTTTGATGAGCCAACGACTGGTTTAGATATTGCAACAGAAAAAATTATACAAGAAGCCATAGAGCACCATTTCCAGCGACAAACAATTGTATTTATAGCTCATAGAATTAGTACAATTCGACAAGCAAACAAATGTATAGAACTAAAAAACGGTCAAATTCAACGTATTGATAACCAAATGGCAGTATCAAAGTTAGAAGGTGATGATTCATTATGA
- a CDS encoding undecaprenyl-diphosphate phosphatase codes for MLILELIKGIILGIVEGLTEFAPVSSTGHMILVDDMWLKSRTFLGSESAFTFKVVIQLGSVFAAAWVFRERYFEMLHIGKYKSQPIDGLRSKPKRLNLLHILVGMIPAGVLGLLFDDLIENYLFSVPTVMIGLLIGAVYMILADIYSKKVPNPKTVDQINYLQAFIIGLSQAIAMWPGFSRSGSTISTGVLMKMNHKAASDFTFMMSVPIMLGASGLSLLKNIEFIHLNQLPFYILGFLAAFVFGLITIKLFLHLISRVKLLPFAIYRIILVIIIAILYFGFGIGHHITSA; via the coding sequence ATGTTAATACTAGAATTAATTAAAGGAATTATTTTAGGTATTGTCGAAGGCTTAACAGAATTCGCACCAGTTTCATCTACAGGACATATGATTTTAGTTGACGACATGTGGTTGAAATCTAGAACTTTTTTAGGTTCTGAATCGGCGTTCACTTTTAAAGTAGTTATTCAACTTGGCTCTGTATTTGCAGCCGCATGGGTCTTTAGAGAGCGTTATTTCGAAATGCTTCATATAGGTAAATACAAATCTCAACCTATCGATGGCCTCAGAAGTAAACCTAAGCGTTTAAATCTATTACATATTTTGGTTGGCATGATTCCCGCTGGAGTACTGGGATTACTATTTGATGATTTAATCGAAAATTATTTGTTTAGTGTACCTACTGTAATGATTGGCTTACTGATTGGTGCAGTTTATATGATCTTGGCAGATATTTACAGTAAAAAAGTCCCTAATCCTAAGACAGTAGATCAAATAAATTATTTACAAGCTTTTATTATCGGTTTATCTCAAGCAATTGCAATGTGGCCAGGTTTCAGCAGATCTGGTTCTACAATATCTACCGGCGTACTTATGAAAATGAACCATAAAGCTGCTTCGGACTTTACATTTATGATGTCTGTTCCTATTATGCTAGGAGCTAGTGGTTTGTCATTATTAAAAAACATTGAATTTATTCATTTAAATCAATTACCTTTTTACATTCTTGGATTTTTAGCAGCATTTGTTTTTGGCTTAATCACTATTAAATTATTCCTACATTTAATTAGTAGAGTGAAACTCTTACCATTTGCCATATATAGAATCATTTTAGTTATAATTATTGCCATTCTTTATTTCGGTTTTGGTATAGGTCATCATATTACAAGCGCATAA
- a CDS encoding YaiI/YqxD family protein yields MTRIIIDGDACPVTHSVIELTTGTGIFVIVVRSFSHYSTTIQPEHVRTVYVDNNPEAVDYKIVQLSNSEDIVITQDYGLASLLLNKVAMVLHHSGRIYTNDNIDTLLAQRHANAQFRKSGGRTKGPSKFTADDQSQFETILTQILNDYIDEEQ; encoded by the coding sequence GTGACTCGAATTATCATAGATGGAGATGCTTGTCCTGTAACTCATTCAGTTATTGAATTGACTACAGGGACAGGCATTTTTGTTATCGTTGTACGCAGTTTTAGTCACTACTCTACGACTATCCAGCCGGAACACGTACGTACAGTTTATGTCGATAATAATCCAGAAGCAGTTGATTATAAAATAGTACAACTTTCAAATTCCGAAGATATCGTTATTACTCAAGATTATGGCCTAGCTAGCCTATTATTAAATAAGGTAGCAATGGTGTTACATCATTCAGGCCGTATCTATACAAACGATAATATCGATACTTTACTCGCCCAGAGACATGCAAACGCTCAATTTAGAAAAAGTGGTGGTAGAACAAAAGGCCCATCTAAATTCACTGCAGATGACCAATCACAGTTTGAAACCATATTAACTCAAATTTTGAATGATTACATAGATGAGGAGCAATAA
- a CDS encoding LOG family protein, which yields MKKIAVYCGASKGNNPIYVKEAYKLGQHMAENGYELIFGAGSVGIMGAIQDGVLDAGGKVTGVIPKMLDEREITSQKVSELILVDSMHERKNKMAELADAFVMAPGGAGSLEEFFEMYSWSQIGIHQKPIAMFNINNFFNPLADLLLHMITEGFIDDKYKQLAPLCNTKEDLLSTLENYTPLGVRTYD from the coding sequence ATGAAAAAGATAGCAGTTTATTGTGGTGCAAGTAAGGGGAACAACCCTATTTACGTCAAAGAAGCTTATAAATTAGGACAACACATGGCGGAAAATGGCTATGAACTAATATTCGGTGCCGGATCAGTAGGTATTATGGGAGCGATACAAGATGGTGTGTTAGATGCTGGAGGTAAAGTGACAGGCGTAATTCCTAAAATGCTCGATGAACGAGAAATTACAAGTCAAAAAGTCAGCGAACTTATTCTTGTAGATTCTATGCATGAACGTAAAAATAAAATGGCTGAACTTGCTGATGCTTTTGTTATGGCGCCAGGTGGCGCTGGTTCGTTAGAAGAATTTTTCGAAATGTATAGTTGGTCTCAGATTGGTATTCACCAGAAACCAATCGCAATGTTTAATATTAATAACTTTTTTAATCCTCTAGCAGATTTATTATTACACATGATTACCGAGGGATTTATAGATGACAAATATAAACAATTAGCACCTTTATGTAATACGAAAGAAGACCTTTTATCTACATTAGAAAACTATACACCGCTCGGTGTTCGTACTTATGATTAA
- a CDS encoding GNAT family N-acetyltransferase codes for MTVYIETERLILRDWHEEDLLPFQQMNANQQVRRFFPSLLSYRRSELDMKMIDEIIKERGIGLFAVELKETGGWLGFIGVNYIATESKYSFDELPFYEIGWRLIPEVWGNGFASEGAEAVLEFAAKQGIEEVYALTAEQNISSIKVMEKINMHFYDYFEYPDLSNYDPLKKHVRYYKKLVR; via the coding sequence ATGACAGTTTATATCGAAACTGAACGTCTTATTTTAAGAGATTGGCATGAAGAAGATTTATTACCATTTCAACAAATGAATGCAAATCAACAAGTGAGACGATTCTTTCCTAGTTTATTGAGTTACCGTCGCTCTGAACTAGATATGAAAATGATAGACGAAATTATTAAAGAACGCGGTATTGGACTCTTTGCCGTTGAATTAAAAGAAACGGGGGGATGGCTAGGGTTTATTGGCGTGAATTATATAGCCACTGAGAGTAAATATAGTTTTGATGAATTGCCTTTTTATGAAATAGGATGGCGATTAATCCCAGAAGTATGGGGAAATGGTTTTGCCTCAGAGGGTGCAGAAGCAGTATTAGAATTTGCCGCTAAACAAGGTATAGAAGAAGTTTATGCCTTAACTGCAGAACAGAATATTAGTTCTATTAAAGTGATGGAAAAAATTAATATGCATTTCTATGATTATTTTGAATATCCTGATTTAAGTAATTACGATCCATTAAAAAAACATGTAAGGTATTATAAAAAGTTAGTAAGATAA
- a CDS encoding SA0632 family lipoprotein, whose translation MKKWFILILASTIALSGCGKSAEKESLQKDISKLEKENKELKEQKDKLSKQQDKLKNQADQLEKDIDDGSSIDDSSDKEKSSHKKKDK comes from the coding sequence ATGAAAAAGTGGTTTATTCTAATTCTCGCATCAACCATTGCTCTATCAGGTTGTGGCAAAAGCGCAGAGAAAGAGTCATTACAAAAAGACATTAGTAAATTAGAAAAAGAAAACAAAGAATTGAAAGAGCAAAAAGATAAATTATCAAAACAACAAGATAAATTGAAAAATCAAGCAGACCAACTAGAAAAAGATATCGATGATGGTTCAAGTATTGATGATAGTAGTGATAAAGAGAAGTCCTCTCATAAAAAGAAAGATAAGTAA
- a CDS encoding GNAT family N-acetyltransferase — MRKLKLEDKQIINQIAYIHERELAEQNNAPRPTNFAVSLREEMIIRRINYMSDAIYINLIDGNLAGFIWGHFQKENKVVVIEMLYVAHNYRKQHIASLLKTTIENWAIDNHAHKIIGTIHKNNTAMFELNNKLGYATEKLIMTKDLTTLDEQLKE; from the coding sequence ATGAGAAAATTAAAGTTAGAAGATAAACAAATTATTAATCAAATTGCTTATATTCATGAACGTGAGCTAGCAGAACAAAATAATGCGCCACGACCTACAAATTTTGCGGTGAGTTTACGAGAAGAAATGATTATAAGACGTATAAATTATATGAGTGACGCAATTTATATAAACCTTATCGATGGCAACCTTGCCGGATTTATTTGGGGACATTTTCAAAAAGAAAATAAAGTAGTAGTGATTGAAATGTTATATGTAGCACATAACTACAGAAAACAACATATAGCGAGCTTACTAAAAACTACTATAGAAAATTGGGCAATAGACAATCATGCACACAAAATCATCGGTACTATTCACAAAAACAATACTGCCATGTTTGAATTGAATAATAAGTTGGGTTATGCTACGGAAAAATTAATAATGACAAAAGATCTTACGACTTTGGATGAACAACTTAAAGAATAA
- a CDS encoding DUF1129 family protein, translated as MKSTDKLTRENNVKSLRLNNTDREIFENYMTYVRADLSVNPHDSERMLNRILKQLLNAEERGIHAMDFFGHDPKNHAKKELKALPNETVTNIFKYIVEHFILFVGMFCFLKGFIGFFIGAKNIYLYTFPIILIVGIFIMFLFIWVIFKAIQMQCFSRSQLNWLITYFVIITLIFAIFYVFFIPQSYLAFGPHIFIGNWVFIIMSLIIIPISLYIDHHITNKNSDTTL; from the coding sequence ATGAAATCTACTGATAAGTTAACACGCGAAAACAATGTTAAATCTTTACGATTAAATAATACAGATAGAGAGATTTTTGAAAATTATATGACATACGTACGCGCTGATTTAAGTGTAAATCCACATGATTCAGAAAGAATGTTGAATCGCATACTGAAGCAATTACTCAACGCAGAAGAACGTGGTATACATGCGATGGATTTCTTTGGTCACGATCCAAAAAATCATGCAAAAAAAGAACTAAAAGCGCTGCCTAATGAAACGGTCACTAATATTTTCAAATATATTGTGGAGCATTTCATTTTATTTGTAGGCATGTTTTGTTTTTTAAAAGGTTTTATAGGATTTTTTATAGGTGCCAAAAATATCTATTTATATACCTTCCCTATCATTTTAATTGTTGGTATTTTCATCATGTTCTTATTTATTTGGGTCATCTTCAAAGCAATACAAATGCAGTGTTTTAGTAGATCTCAACTAAATTGGTTAATTACTTATTTTGTTATCATTACCCTTATATTTGCCATATTTTATGTTTTTTTCATACCTCAATCATATTTAGCGTTTGGACCACATATATTTATCGGTAATTGGGTGTTTATTATAATGTCCTTAATTATTATTCCAATATCATTATATATTGACCACCATATTACAAATAAAAATTCAGATACTACATTATAA
- a CDS encoding MFS transporter — protein sequence MKYPIAIWMLAIGAFAIGMTEFVIMGLLPNVARDFGVSVSQAGQLITGYALGVAIGGPILVMLTIKWNRKMLLLVLMAIFVLGNIAASLSPSYGVMLTSRIITSLAHGSFFGIGSILAASMVKPAYRASAMALMFMGLSLSNILGVPFGTLIGQNFGWQMTFVVIAIIGVLAFIGIIFFVPKTETNKDASVINELKILKEKRLWLTLAVTLFGFSSVFAYFTYISSVLIDVSHVAENLISYILIIFGVGVTLGNIVGGKLADWNLNRALKIIFVTFILYFILLYFIQMNSILMVAGVFFFGLIGFSMSPSLQFKSTLISQDAPTLASTLNQSAFNLGNALGAFLGGVVVTQLPIASLSLIAPILTFIGLIFLLISTQVEKRDNKTV from the coding sequence ATGAAATATCCAATAGCAATATGGATGTTAGCAATTGGTGCTTTTGCTATAGGCATGACTGAATTTGTAATCATGGGTCTATTACCAAACGTTGCCAGAGATTTTGGCGTTTCTGTTAGTCAAGCTGGACAATTAATTACCGGTTATGCGCTAGGAGTTGCAATAGGTGGACCTATATTAGTAATGTTAACAATTAAATGGAATAGAAAAATGTTACTACTAGTTTTGATGGCAATATTTGTTCTTGGTAATATTGCCGCGTCACTTAGCCCAAGCTATGGTGTTATGTTGACAAGTAGAATAATTACATCGCTAGCGCATGGTTCATTTTTCGGTATTGGTTCAATCTTAGCCGCAAGTATGGTTAAACCAGCCTACAGAGCAAGTGCTATGGCGTTAATGTTTATGGGACTAAGCTTAAGTAATATTTTAGGCGTGCCATTTGGTACGTTAATCGGACAAAATTTTGGTTGGCAAATGACCTTTGTTGTTATTGCAATTATTGGTGTGCTTGCATTTATAGGGATTATTTTCTTTGTACCGAAGACGGAAACTAATAAAGACGCATCAGTAATTAATGAACTAAAAATATTGAAAGAAAAGCGTTTATGGTTAACGTTAGCAGTAACACTATTTGGTTTTAGTAGTGTATTTGCATATTTTACTTACATTTCCTCTGTTCTAATAGATGTTTCACACGTGGCAGAAAATTTAATTTCTTATATATTAATTATCTTTGGTGTCGGTGTAACGTTAGGCAATATTGTTGGAGGTAAATTAGCAGATTGGAATTTAAATAGAGCATTGAAGATTATTTTTGTAACGTTTATTCTTTACTTTATATTATTATACTTTATTCAAATGAATAGCATTTTAATGGTAGCAGGAGTCTTTTTCTTCGGCTTAATAGGCTTTAGTATGAGTCCATCTCTACAATTTAAAAGTACGTTGATTTCACAAGACGCTCCGACACTTGCAAGCACGTTGAATCAATCAGCATTTAATTTAGGTAATGCTTTAGGCGCATTTTTAGGTGGTGTGGTAGTAACACAACTGCCAATTGCTTCTTTAAGTTTAATAGCGCCGATTCTAACGTTTATAGGTTTAATATTTTTATTGATTAGTACTCAAGTAGAAAAAAGAGACAATAAAACAGTTTAA
- a CDS encoding DUF456 domain-containing protein: MSVLVWLFIIIAFALAFIGLIKPIIPSVLMLWIGFLIYQFGIHNGQLSWVFYVSMLLFTIFILIADFIMNKYFVNRFGGSKTSEYVALVGVLVGCFVFPPFGIIIIPFIAVLVVEFILESNFKTALSASFGSVIAFLASSVAQAIIMIIMVIWFFIEVLI; this comes from the coding sequence ATGTCAGTTCTAGTATGGTTATTTATTATTATAGCATTTGCTCTAGCATTTATTGGTTTAATCAAACCTATTATCCCATCGGTACTTATGTTATGGATAGGTTTTCTAATCTATCAATTTGGAATACATAATGGACAGCTTTCTTGGGTGTTTTATGTTTCAATGTTGTTGTTTACAATATTTATATTGATAGCCGACTTTATTATGAATAAGTATTTTGTTAACAGATTTGGTGGCTCTAAAACAAGTGAATATGTTGCATTAGTTGGTGTGTTGGTAGGTTGCTTTGTCTTTCCACCATTTGGTATTATTATCATCCCATTTATTGCGGTTCTTGTAGTAGAGTTCATATTAGAATCTAACTTTAAAACAGCCTTAAGTGCTAGTTTTGGATCGGTAATCGCATTTTTAGCTAGTTCTGTTGCACAAGCGATTATTATGATTATTATGGTTATTTGGTTTTTCATTGAAGTGTTAATATAA